From a single Nicotiana tomentosiformis chromosome 2, ASM39032v3, whole genome shotgun sequence genomic region:
- the LOC104103524 gene encoding small ribosomal subunit protein eS4-like, with the protein MARGLKKHLKRLNAPKHWMLDKLGGAFAPKPSSGPHKSRECLPLIIIMRNRLKYALTYGEVISILMQRLVMVDGKVRTDKTYPAGFMDVVSIPKTNENFRLMYDTKGRFRLHSVRDEEAKFKLCKVRSVQFGQKGIPYLNTYDGRTIRYPDPLIKANDTIKLDLENNKIVDFIKFDVGNVVMVTGGRNRGRVGVIKNREKHKGSFETVHIQDAQGHEFATRLGNVFTLGKGTKPWVSLPKGKGIKLSIIEEARKRLAAQSATTA; encoded by the exons ATG GCTAGAGGTTTGAAGAAACATTTGAAGAGGCTCAATGCCCCAAAGCATTGGATGCTTGACAAGCTTGGAGGAGCTTTT GCTCCCAAGCCTTCGTCTGGTCCGCACAAATCAAGGGAGTGTTTGCCGTTGATCATTATCATGAGAAACAGGCTGAAGTATGCTCTGACATACGGCGAGGTCATTTCAATTTTAATGCAACGACTTGTTATGGTTGATGGGAAAGTTAGGACAGATAAGACTTACCCTGCTGGCTTTATGG ATGTTGTGTCAATTCCTAAGACAAATGAGAACTTCCGCCTCATGTATGACACAAAGGGCCGATTTCGTCTTCACTCAGTTAGGGATGAGGAAGCCAAG TTTAAGCTGTGCAAGGTCCGATCTGTGCAGTTTGGACAGAAGGGTATTCCATACCTTAACACTTACGATGGAAGAACAATCCGCTACCCCGATCCTCTCATCAAGGCCAATGATACCATCAAGCTGGACTTAGAGAACAATAAGATTGTTGACTTCATCAAGTTTGATGTCGGAAATGTTGTCATGGTGACTGGTGGTAGAAACAGGGGGCGTGTTGGTGTTATTAAGAACAGGGAAAAGCATAAGGGTAGTTTCGAGACAGTTCACATTCAAGATGCCCAAGGGCATGAGTTTGCTACCCGCTTGGGAAATGTGTTCACTCTCGGAAAAGGTACTAAGCCATGGGTATCCCTCCCTAAAGGAAAAGGTATCAAGTTGTCCATCATTGAAGAGGCACGGAAGAGACTTGCTGCTCAATCAGCTACCACTGCTTAA